A stretch of DNA from Oryza brachyantha chromosome 4, ObraRS2, whole genome shotgun sequence:
ACTTTTTTCATTGGTCCATTAAAATCTTAAATATTGATTAAGTTACTCTAGCTTGGTGATAATTTGTGTTACTCTTTTAAATCATTggtgataaattttatagttattggttatgttgttttttgtcaaattatctatctatctatcaaGTTATTGAGAGAATATATTCCATGTCACTGAGTTTTTCACTGTTTTCCATTAGCGTTGTCACTTTATAATATATCGACGAGTTTGACTATTTTTCTACGATATGTCATTGGCCgatatttgttctaaaatatgtgTGTGCCCGCGTGCGGAAGGTCAATGATGTATTTATACTCTTAGAAGCTTCAGATTGTTATTATTAGTATTGCATATCTTCCTCGCATGACATAAAAGTTTGTGTATATACTTCAATactattttaagaaaatatattatgttacatatattgataatttataatctacaaacataaataaactacaaaaatcataaaaccCATACACAAACTTCCACATCATGTAAAGATGCTACAGACGAAATTTCAATTCTTTTTAAACTTATAAGGGTATAAATCAATCATTAACCTCGCAAGAATATACAGACATTTTGGGTACATTTGAAAAATGTTATTGGTCTAGTGGCAATATTGTAAAACAATAGATAAACTTATTGGTTTATTATAGAATGTGACATTTCGAGGACAAAcaattgaattaaaaaaagtcaatggcataTACTAGATTATCTTTAAGGTATTATTTATGTGAAACCAATTGATACCCATCAGATATACTCTTGCCTAGTACATATACGGAGTTCTAGCGGACAATCCTATCGGACATGAATTTGACTAGTGATGATGGGTATTGGGTCGGGTATGGACTCGCTCTGCTTGGCCTGCCTAACCCGTGTCATCCTTAGATGAATATGCCACACATCTCAGTATCTCACCACCAACTCCTAATCTTTTGAAAGGAAATACGAGTGTGGGATCCACGTGTCAACCACCAACAccaattctctatttttatatgaaagtagGATTCTAGGACCAATGAACTCATATAGTCATGTGTTAGTAGCACATATATGTGTAATAATTaaaagatgatatatatatatatatatatatataaaatagtaatgatgattatttttcttaataaaatcCCATTGTCAATGCATGAGAAATATGCTATTGAGTAATAAAGAGAGTAgtggatgttttttttcaataaatagaAGTAGAACAGATCCAGCAAAGCAACTAGCGAAATCGCAAAACAATGAGACAAGTAGCATGTGGTGCGTGCAAAGGTGGCGTGATCTAAGAGATACCACACTCGGAGACGGGCACGACCTAACAAGATATCGGTATCACTCGGGTTTGGCCAGTAGAGCTCAGGCTACGAACGCATCATAAAATCTCGATCCGCGCTAATCATTATCTGCCGCCACCATACAAGTTTCGATCGATCCCAACGTCAGATGGAGGCGAAAGCGCCGCTCGTCCTCGCGGTTCTTCTGCTAGTCGTCACTCACGACGTCGTCGGGCCAGCGGCTGGGTGGATCTCGCGCGACAGCACACCGAACAGAGAACGCGAAGGGATGGTGGTACGCCAAGCAAACCTGGCAGAAACAGTGAGTGCTTCCGCTCTTACTTTTTTCCTTGTGCGTCTGCCGATGATTCATTTGGGTTCAAGTCGCTCGGTTCGGACTTGGGTGCCACGGGAGTAGAGGAATCGAAGGGATACTTCGCCGGCCACATTTTTGGCCGCCCTCCCAAACTTCCGCCCTGCAGCCGAGCGATGCTTTGCTGAAGATTAGTCAGCACTGTGTTTAGTGTTCTGCTCTCCACTCTGCGATATAAGTAATGAGCTCAACAACTGAATCTGAATACGAATCATCACTTGACCATGCCTTCCTGTGGTCCGTTATATTGAAAGCGAGAGTCGGATGTTTAAGTTCTCTATGCCATCAGTAAGAACTAAGGAGCCACGTTTGTGCATACACAGTAGCATATAACATATAGTTAAGCTATTTGGGTAGTATAAGAACTGCTCCAAGgcaattaaaaatatgccCACTAGAAAGCACTATTCTGGCACAAAACAGACATATTTTTCACAaaggttttcttttatcattttttaaaagtatcttgagataaaaaaaaattagtgcaaAACTATGATACTTGTACCTcaagttactaaatttttacactgaaaaatatgacacataaatatactttaagaatagtaaaaaaGCTCTTGGTGCAAAAAAGTGTGTAGCGACTCCACTAGTTCAATGATGAAAAACTTAACATTTCTACCTTAACCATTTATATACAGTTCCGGACAAACTGGggatccaatatttttttttcatcttttgctATGAATGGATTTAATACACTGGCTCACATCATGATTGTAAAGCCGATTTATGTTTTGCTTTACAGTGCAGAGAAAGAACAAAAAGGCCCATAATTACTCCAGTGAATAAATATCCAATacatcaatttattttgttgacaATAGTTGAAAACAGATGTACCACTCACCGGCTGAAGTATGAAAATGAACTTTACAGAGAAAGATCAGCTAAATCGAATGATCTAGAGACCGCTTTGAACCAGGAGTCTGCTCTTTTCTTCCTATGAATTTCATCCAATTGTGGGCGGAATACCGTCGTGTTCTCCCTGTGCAAACCTGCAAATACTTGCTCCTTTGTCCATATACCAACAGCTAACCCAGCTGCATATGCAGCTCCAAGTGCTGTTGTCTCAATGTCAGCTGGTCTGACGACAGGACTGCCCAATAGATTAGCCTGCAGATGGGTGCATATATGTTGTCAGCAAGTTCTGTACACGTATCCATGAGATAAGAAATACTACCATCGGAAGGCtagatttgtatttattttcttttatgattttctgGGAAGGAGAATAATTCTTTTTACCTGAATCTGCATGAGAAGGTTATTAACAGTAGCGCCACCATCAACACGCAACAAAAATTCCCCTTCTGCACTCTTCACTTCACCTGCCTCACCAGCATCCTTATGCATAGAACTTAGGACATCGTTCACCTGAAAGCACATACTTTCGAGCACTGCTCGAGCAATGTGCCCCTTATTTGTAAACCTTGTGATTCCTATGCAAATACCTCTTGCGTCATCCCTCCACCATGGCGCAAACAATCCGTTAAATGCTGGCACAAAGTATATTCCACCTGAATCCTGCACAGTTTCAGCCAACTTTTCAATTTCTGCTGCTGAGCTGATGATTCCAAGGCTGTCCCTTAACCACTGAACGGCTGCACCAGCAATTGCAATGGAGCCTTCTAGAGCATAATTAGTGGGCGCATTTGGGCCAAGCTTGTAAGCAATAGTGCTAAGAAGACCATGGGAAGATAGTGTAACCTCCTCCCCTGTGTTGAGAAGAATGAAGGCACCAGTTCCATAGGTGCTTTTTGCTTCACCTTTCTGACACAGCTGCCCGAGCATTGCAGCATGCTGATCTCCTAGGCACCCAGCAATAGGGACACCTGCCAATGGAAACCCATTGGCAACCACACCAATCCTCTCTGAGTTACTGATAATTTTCGGCAATATCTCAGCAGGAATTCCTAATGTCTCGAGTGTTGGCTTGTCCCAGTCAAGTGCCTTCAGGTTCATAAGCATTGTGCGAGATGCATTTGAGCAGTCTGTGACATGCTGCCCAAATACTTGTTTTCCATCACGATCTGTACCGCCAACGCCTCCTGTAAGGTTCCAGATTAACCAGGTGTCGATTGTGCCAAATAAGGCATCACCAGCTTGAACTGCATTCTTGACGGCATCCACATTTTCGATCAGCCATAACACCTTCAAAGCACTGAAATAGGTACTAATTGGCAATCCACATGTCTCAACAAAGTGAGTTCTACCACCAGAAAGCTCACTTTCCAATCTCCTGAAAGGCTAAACATGATGAGAAAACTGCATTATGTAGCACCAGATGGTCAAACAAGATGGAGAAAAGGATGACCTGCAAATGGGGCTTGTGCGAGCATCCATCCATACGATGGCATTGTAGAGAGGAAGGCCTGTTGATTTGCTCCACATAACAGTGGTCTCCCTCTGATTTGTAATACCAATGGCCTTCAGTCCAGCATCCACATTATGACCATCAGTTGTGGCTTTATCAAGCGCATTTGCCATGCATGTCTTCACACTCTCCATAATCTCCATAGGATCATGCTCAACCCATCTATTAGTTCACACCCACATAACAAGTCATAAGTAAGCATAAACACCAAAATCATAAGTTCTCTTAAATAGAAAGAAAACCAGCATTAGCAGCAAAAATTCAAGATGAACTGTAAGCACATTACAAGAGATTTGGTGGTAATGGTTACATACTACACTGAGTCAGTGCCTCACTGACCAATGAACAGAATCAGATAGCATAGAACATCATTGTATGGCACTTGTCCCTTTGGTAATTTCCTACTTTCACGTATCAATACATAAATAGAAGTATAGAACAGAAATCCAAGCCTAGTGACATTCATATTAAGAACTAAGAAACGTATATTCATGGTGAGAGTAGGAAATTGACTACCTTAAAGTTGCATGAAGGTAAACAATAATAATGTGATAAatttaaagaagaaaaagttCTGCTGGCCATAGACCAATTGCCAGATAACCAAATTACTCTGGCAAAAAGGGGTTATTGTCCTCAAGTGGATTATATTAGTGTCTGTATTACTTCTTCCCTTTTCGAAGACTCTTCTGATAGTATGCAAATACTTTTATAAAACCGATggtggtataaaaataatatcatcCATGGCCTTTCAATTCATTTGCACCGTCTGACCTTTCTAAACTCCAATAactttcattttaaaaaaggaGTGGCAGGAGCTTTGCCATAGAGCTGTGAGAAGAATATAAAGGCTAGGACTTTTGTGACTCCATTAACTCAGTCAATAAGATATATCTTATTCTTATTAATTATCCCGCTAATCttctagaaaatatttaaataggAAAATAGACTAGCTAGCATATTCCAAATTTGTTGGACACTGTAGAGTTCAGACGTTGAAAGGAGAATGTTGCACAAACAATGGTGCGCCATTCTGGTTAGGAGTATTATCTACCATTCTAGTTTGATTGTTGAGTAATCAAAATATACAGTACAAGGAAACTAGTTACCAGGTTTCTACCAACATGCTTTAGCAGTAGTATGATAccagttttttaaataacagaGTAACATTGAATGTCCAGaacgaaacaaaattaaattgaacCAAGGTAGCATCTTTAAACTAGGAGCTCCGTAACTCCATCCAGTTCAACCAATCTAACGGAATATCAAGCCCCAGGATCCATCACATCATAGcctaaaaccaaaaatgctAAGAAGATCTCCACCCAAAAGACCACATCTTTAGTAAAGCATCACTAATTAACCCAAAACTTACCCCGCCTCCGGGTAGTGCTGCTTGAACTCGAGCTGATGCGACGCAACGGGCTTGGCGTGGCGGTCATAGATAATAAACCTCGTGCTCGTCGTGCCCTGGTCGATCGAGGCTACAtacacctcctcctccgccgccaccgccgcgcccttcCCAGCCATCCTCCTCACCGCAAGGCACTGCGCTCCAGGGGCGGGCCGCGGGCACAGCGCAGCGACAACCAACGGCGGTCCAACGCAGCAGGATTGGCCGCCGagaaggagggagggagggagggggaggaaatccgggaggaggaggtggaggtggatcAGTGGAGATGGCGTCAAATCGGAGTGGGCAGTTAGGAgttgagaaattttataggcgAGGAGGCGATCCGATTGGTGGGGGAGGCGACGATGCCAACGAAGCCGGCGTGGAAGTCAATGATGCCCATCGCCTTGTAACACTGCACGCTTCACTACTCTTCTATCCTCACTCTCCCGTTGATAACGAGTTTTTCGCGTGCCGCGTCCCACCAAATCTCGGAAATTTTACGTGGTTTGTAAAACAAATCCGGATTTTTCGTACCAGATCGATATAATACAGACCGTTCGGTTTTTCGGTCAAGGATAAATTCAGAgtgaattttaatattttaacaaaatttactaggatttaggattttattgATTATAACTTAGCCTTTcgttttgtttatacttataagccaaaatttaaattttagtcttaagtttaagtttatagtagattttggtttttttcatcttagttaatttgttttgttgttcttataccactaagaatatatatatatatatatatatatatatattatttataaaatactttttatttacacataaattgtttgttttttttctatgaaaaagccCCAGAAGCACCCACTTGGGCTGCTGTTGGCAGTGGTGGATCTGCATCACGGATAGTATAAAAGCCCTGACTGCTAGAGATAATGATAGATTAGTTCATTCTCTGGATGTAAATGAGGATTAGTTCGTGGACAAGGACAACCTTATCTGATTAATAAGGATGAACCGAGGACGCCATCACAAGTCGAGACGCATGTTCATTGACAAATTGATACGCAGATGTATAAAGCTTGGCACAAGCACTGCAGTTCTGCAGCACTGTGCTGCACGGTCAGCAACGACGCGGAGGCATTACTCCATGGATCGCGACAGGGGAGTAAACTTGATCACGAGCAATAGTAGCGTGCTGCTCCAGCCCAAGATCGCCGGCACGCAACATGTCGATCGTATTATCCGTCGTACGATTCCTCCTAGACTACTTATCCCTATGCGATCTCTATATTTTTCTCCTGTTCACATGTTAGGATCTAATTAGTCAGTAGTTAATATCTTTCGACTtctgtttataattataaactaaattttgatctttttaactttaaatttaaaattgatttggagggtttttttcatcgaattttttttaaccttagatAGCCAAGTAATATATTGACGTGCACGTTCGAGAaaacttttagataactaataatacatatataaaaattttattcataaattatttttatttataaatatgttgtttgttttttgcgAGCACAATCACCCCGAGTGTCTTCAGAAACATGAGATGAGAGCGGGAGTTGCATAATTAGTGGATCGGTCATTGTAAGGGTCAGCATGCGGCAACTTGGGAGCTCTCTCGTTCCAGTTTCAGATTTTTCGTGTGATTTTGCACATTCCGAAGAGCGCATGGCTATGCCATGACAAGAATTTGGATCAGCCAGGCATAACCTGGTAGATTGAGCCTAATTTTCGTCGAATATTTCGAGGTGCGGAGTTGGCTCCAGTTGAGGTGATGAACTAGTGCTAACTAATGGTCTAATTGAACCATACATACTGCAGACTGCAGTAGCTTGTTTTGTCAAGAAACAGCATCAACAAAAACAATTGCTCATActagaaatagaaaatgagCGAGCAACGTAGGACGGTAGGAGGATGGACAAAAATCGTCATAATCTTCAACCACTTCACCGGACCAATTTTAAAGGAGAACTAACTAGAGCATATGCGATATCATCGATGCAAATAAATCGATCTGTTGTCAGCGCAACAGAAAACATATACCAAACGGCTAAACCAATGCTCATCAAACCTCAACCTATTTTAAAACGCTATTAGGCGCCTCTTTCGCCGTCGGAGAAAGGCccaagggagaaaaaaaaactcccttAATTGATATATGAGTGACTTTAAAGCAgcttttaaatacaaaatttaaaaaagtaactaattatatatcaaTGATTTATTATCTTGTTTTACCTGAGTAAATTGATTATgacttttttatccaaaaggACCAAAATCTTCAGCCCACTGCTAGGAATGGCAAtaggtaaatacccatcggatACTGCTATCCCATATCCATACCCACTAGTAAAATTTCGTACCATTAAAATACCCATATCCGTCACGGGTAAGAAAAATttcccatacccatacccgcttgggtaaaccttacccaTCGGGTTACCCATATACccgcaaaagttcaaaacaatctaaatatcacaCTTTCCATATAATATATGCATAGGCGCTAGATACTTAGGgcatcacacattcatatagtgtGGTGGAAATttatggatggtttaaatacatatagttttggttaattaggctaggttaatatgatattagggcatgacatgcatttaaatttgcgggtatttattacccatgggtaaatgGGTATGAGGATCATAAGAACGTTTTCATACCCGCGTATCCATCGAGTGAAAGTATTTACCCAATTACTTACCCACgggtaatatatttagctcatacccataccctaatagagtaaatacCATCGGATCTCGGGTCGCGAatccccgttgccatctctaccCACTGCCGTTTCTCTTGCGTCCTTTGCTGGAACAGCATAGCACTTCACTCCCTAGTCGATTAACCTTACATGGGCCGAGTGGGCGTCACAGGCCCATATCTTTTTCGGTTCGGCCCATAATAATCGTACCAGAAGCCCAAAAACGGCTTGGAGGAACAAAAAGCGGGCTGAAGATTTGGGGGACTTGGTGGGCCACTCATGACACGGCGGACACGAATCCGGTCTGCCACCGGTGGATGGGTCGTCGCAGGGATCCCATGCAAgtaagggtgtaagtgggccaAGTCGTTGGCAAAACACAATAGGTAAGATCGATTGTCCATCGACGTCGGCCATCCATGtcctctatttatttttaaaataaaccgtctttaaacttatttttaacatttataaAGATGTTTGCCCCACTAGCGAATTATGACGTGATTGTGTTACGTTGAAATGCAAGGCAGAACGGCATGGACAAATACTGCACATTTTGGTAATAAGTTTTGgaacaatttgtttttaaaataaaagagtgaagtgtatgttatgtacaattttttaccaaagtttcatTGCAAACCACTCTTAAATTGTATGTTTCACCTCTAGACTAGGTATTGTTGCCAAATATTACACTT
This window harbors:
- the LOC102709270 gene encoding glycerol kinase, yielding MAGKGAAVAAEEEVYVASIDQGTTSTRFIIYDRHAKPVASHQLEFKQHYPEAGWVEHDPMEIMESVKTCMANALDKATTDGHNVDAGLKAIGITNQRETTVMWSKSTGLPLYNAIVWMDARTSPICRRLESELSGGRTHFVETCGLPISTYFSALKVLWLIENVDAVKNAVQAGDALFGTIDTWLIWNLTGGVGGTDRDGKQVFGQHVTDCSNASRTMLMNLKALDWDKPTLETLGIPAEILPKIISNSERIGVVANGFPLAGVPIAGCLGDQHAAMLGQLCQKGEAKSTYGTGAFILLNTGEEVTLSSHGLLSTIAYKLGPNAPTNYALEGSIAIAGAAVQWLRDSLGIISSAAEIEKLAETVQDSGGIYFVPAFNGLFAPWWRDDARGICIGITRFTNKGHIARAVLESMCFQVNDVLSSMHKDAGEAGEVKSAEGEFLLRVDGGATVNNLLMQIQANLLGSPVVRPADIETTALGAAYAAGLAVGIWTKEQVFAGLHRENTTVFRPQLDEIHRKKRADSWFKAVSRSFDLADLSL